A genomic region of Venturia canescens isolate UGA chromosome 7, ASM1945775v1, whole genome shotgun sequence contains the following coding sequences:
- the LOC122413970 gene encoding apyrase has product MMNRRTPAIVIFLLIFEICDGRTARGEFYPGRPDLFELSIIHLNDFHARFEQVSPTAGTCPQDREEECVGGLPRVYTATKELKSQRPNAIFLNAGDHFQGTLWYNVYRWNVTATFMNMLPHDVMTIGNHEFDNGIAGVVPFLQNVKAPVVVTNIDASDEPTFQGLTKNSTIIVRDGRKIGVIGVVLSTFDEIASTEKLKFLDEVESVNLEAEKLKRNEAVDIIVVLSHCGIEVDKKMAENCPSVDVIVGGHSHTFLYSGPPPFIDTAEDEYPVEVRQKDTNRTVLIVQAAAYTKYLGNLTVWFDNDGEIVDWEGDPILLGQGIRQDPQILKALEPWKTAVDSIGKKEIGTTKVVLRNDCRKNECNLANFVTDAMVDAWMNEAENGSYWTYAAVACTNSGGLRTPIGNHVNDRVTYNDLITTMPFENTWDVLELQGRDIIALLLQSVGDEGSNLIPAAHSFLHWSGLKTTFDMSREPHERLVEAKIRCQKCDLPVYEKIDPDQWYRIVACSFLVQGGDGYDIFAENRRNHKVGMVDIDQIVDYFQRMNPVTKGNENRVRFKNVPEKNKIKP; this is encoded by the exons ATGATGAACCGTCGCACTCCAGCCATAGTTATCTTTCTTTTAATATTCGAGATTTGCGACGGCCGCACAGCTCGGGGCGAATTCTATCCGGGAAGGCCCGATCTCTTCGAGCTGTCGATTATTCACTTGAACGACTTCCACGCCAG GTTCGAGCAAGTGAGTCCAACGGCTGGAACGTGTCCCCAAGACAGGGAAGAAGAATGTGTCGGAGGCTTGCCGAGAGTGTACACAGCGACGAAAGAGCTGAAGAGCCAAAGACCAAACGCGATATTCCTCAACGCCGGTGATCATTTCCAGGGAACGCTTTGGTACAACGTGTATCGATGGAACGTAACAGCAACGTTTATGAACATGCTTCCTCACGATGTCATG ACCATTGgaaatcacgagttcgacaaCGGCATTGCGGGAGTCGTTCCCTTTCTTCAAAATGTTAAGGCCCCGGTGGTCGTAACCAACATCGATGCCAGTGACGAGCCAACGTTTCAA GGTCTGACTAAAAACAGCACAATTATTGTACGCGATGGTCGAAAAATCGGAGTAATCGGTGTCGTGCTCTCGACCTTTGAC GAAATCGCTAGCACGGAAAAACTCAAATTTCTCGACGAGGTCGAGTCCGTGAATCTGGAGGCAGAGAAACTCAAAAGAAACGAGGCCGTGGACATAATCGTGGTCCTCAGTCACTGTGGCATCGAGgttgacaaaaaaatggcCGAGAATTGTCCAAGCGTCGATGTCATCGTCGGTGGACACTCGCACACGTTCCTCTATTCCG GCCCTCCACCGTTCATCGATACGGCAGAGGACGAGTACCCGGTCGAGGTCAGGCAGAAGGATACCAACAGAACCGTCCTGATCGTTCAGGCTGCTGCTTACACCAA ATATTTGGGCAATTTGACTGTGTGGTTCGATAATGACGGTGAAATCGTCGACTGGGAAGGTGACCCTATTCTGTTGGGTCAAGGCATTCGACAAG atcCGCAGATTCTCAAAGCTTTGGAGCCGTGGAAAACGGCAGTCGATTCGATcggtaaaaaagaaattgggACAACGAAAGTGGTCTTGAGAAACGATTGTCGAAAAAACGAGTGCAATCTTGCTAATTTTGTCACCGATGCGATGGTTGACGCG TGGATGAACGAAGCTGAGAATGGATCGTATTGGACTTACGCGGCGGTTGCCTGTACGAATTCCGGCGGTCTGAGGACCCCAATCGGTAATCACGTCAACGATCGTGTAACGTACAACGATCTTATCACTACGATGCCTTTCGAAAACACTTGGGACGTTCTCGAACTTCAAGGACGCGACATCATTGCG CTACTGCTGCAGAGCGTTGGTGACGAAGGCTCCAATTTAATCCCTGCAGCACACAGCTTCCTCCATTGGTCAGGGCTGAAAACGACTTTTGACATGAGCAGAGAACCTCATGAGCGTCTTGTAGAGGCAAAAATCAG GTGCCAGAAGTGCGATCTACCGGTCTACGAGAAAATCGACCCCGATCAATGGTACCGGATCGTCGCATGTTCCTTCCTCGTCCAAGGTGGCGATGGCTACGATATTTTCGCAGAAAATCGTCGCAATCATAAAGTCGGTATGGTGGACATTGACCAAATTGTTGATTATTTTCAACGCATGAATCCTGTCACCAAGGGAAATGAAAATCGTGTACGCTTTAAGAACgttccagaaaaaaataaaataaaaccttAA
- the LOC122413969 gene encoding protein 5NUC-like — translation MRPSTGTLFSIVLTFYLTNGASGHPLAGKETDYVLNIVHTNDMHSRFDETSALSTKCLMRDAAARKCYGGFARIATLVRQARKSTTPTLFLNAGDTYQGSIWFNVHKWRIVSKFLNILSPDAISLGNHEFDDGPMGLVPFIQNATFPIVTANLDLRKEPELAASKLKNSTILEVRGKRIGIIGYLTPDTKVIAATGKVEFFDEVESIKREVAKLRAAGVNILIAVGHSGFETDKKIAAEVDGIDLVIGGHTNTFLYTGKQPDVEVPEGLYPTEIVQKNNRKVYVVQAYAYTKYLGNITVGFDKNGEVTSILGNPILVDSNIEEAEDVLEELEKWRPAVNDMINTVVGSTKVFLDGDGKSCRRKECNLGNLITDAMIDYNAKQYVEYDGWTDAAIAIHNSGSIRTSIRKAEDEKITMSDLLSVLPFNNGLQKLSLTGQTFRKVLEWSVHSLKVNDTADLNGGYLQFSGVQVIYDLSKPAGSRVSSVEVRCALCSVPSFSKLVDNATYTILLTDFLRGGGDGFNMFMNLTYTTAGITTDELLVDYLKTKSPVHPDVEWRIGYLIRSGDDEMISTEPDATDLSYSDMKTGSGSWFNRAATSSLILPLLAYQFI, via the exons ATGCGGCCGTCCACCGGAACGCTCTTTTCCATCGTTTTAACTTTCTACCTGACAAATGGAGCCTCTGGACATCCCTTGGCGGGAAAAGAGACCGACTACGTTTTAAATATTGTTCACACGAACGACATGCACTCGAG ATTTGACGAGACGTCTGCCCTGTCCACAAAATGTTTGATGAGAGACGCAGCAGCGCGAAAATGTTACGGTGGTTTTGCAAGGATAGCAACGCTGGTTCGTCAAGCCCGGAAATCCACAACTCCGACACTTTTCTTGAACGCTGGTGACACTTATCAGGGTAGCATTTGGTTCAACGTGCACAAGTGGAGGATCGTTTCAAAGTTCCTGAATATTTTATCGCCGGATGCCATC TCACTGGGCAACCACGAATTCGACGACGGACCAATGGGTTTGGTGCCGTTCATACAAAACGCAACGTTCCCAATAGTAACGGCGAACCTCGATCTGCGAAAGGAGCCAGAGTTGGCAGcctcgaaattgaaaaacagtACGATATTGGAGGTGAGGGGAAAGCGGATCGGCATAATCGGCTACTTGACGCCTGACACAAAGGTTATAGCGGCAACGGGCAAGGTCGAATTTTTCGACGAGGTGGAATCGATAAAACGCGAGGTCGCTAAATTACGCGCTGCCGGTGTGAACATCTTGATCGCCGTTGGTCATTCGGGTTTTGAGACggacaaaaaaatcgcggCTGAAGTTGACGGCATCGATCTCGTTATCGGCGGCCACACCAACACCTTCCTTTACACCGGCAAACAGCCCGATGTCGAAGTACCCGAAGGCCTGTATCCTACGGAAATCGTGCAGAAAAACAACCGGAAAGTCTACGTCGTTCAAGCCTATGCGTACACCAAATATTTGGGCAACATCACAGTGGGTTTTGACAAAAATGGCGAAGTCACGAGTATCCTGGGCAATCCTATTCTCGTGGACAGCAATATCGAAGAg GCAGAGGATGTTCTGGAAGAATTAGAAAAGTGGCGACCCGCGGTCAACGACATGATAAACACCGTGGTTGGTTCAACTAAAGTTTTCCTCGACGGTGACGGTAAAAGTTGTAGAAGAAAGGAATGCAACCTCGGAAATCTCATAACCGATGCAATGATCGATTAC AATGCAAAACAATACGTCGAATACGATGGCTGGACTGACGCAGCGATTGCTATTCACAATAGTGGATCGATCAGGACTTCCATACGTAAAGCTGAAGATGAAAAG ATCACCATGAGCGATCTTTTGTCGGTCTTGCCGTTCAATAATGGCCTGCAGAAACTTTCATTGACCGGTCAAACGTTCCGGAAGGTTTTAGAATGGAGTGTTCATTCGCTGAAGGTGAACGACACCGCGGACTTGAACGGTGGATATCTCCAATTCTCAGGAGTACAG GTGATTTATGATCTATCAAAACCGGCTGGTTCGAGAGTCTCATCCGTCGAAGTACGCTGCGCCCTCTGTAGTGTTCCGAGCTTCAGCAAGCTCGTTGATAACGCAACGTACACTATTTTATTGACTGATTTCTTGCGGGGAGGTGGCGACGGTTTCAACATGTTTATGAATTTGACGTACACCACAGCtg gTATTACGACGGACGAATTGTTGGTCGACTATCTGAAAACCAAGAGTCCTGTGCATCCAGACGTAGAGTGGAGAATCGGATATTTGATCCGATCGGGCGACGATGAGATGATAAGCACCGAGCCAGACGCAACCGACTTAAGTTATTCGGACATGAAAACCGGTTCTGGCTCTTGGTTCAATCGTGCCGCTACTTCCTCACTGATATTACCTCTGCTGGCATATCAATTCATTTGA
- the LOC122413968 gene encoding SET and MYND domain-containing protein 4-like yields the protein MEAELIRLDRKLQDAGQVKISNDEFSSLRSDDERFSYALSLLEKYDMTPKIEIEEKSSKLSASYRKAGNDLFVSSSSKGKRNEIIEFYTKCIAYAEPNSSELSLGYGNRSALLYEARLYEHCLQDIERALALQYPQHLRPKLLSRKVHCLKALRKISSDEVNREIEEIQLSIEATNLDESTKNKYHNAAELLRQKNVYPAQRKLFDEAKHKPVTPSDNPELPGVSSALAVVYDQEFGRHIRAIRNIEPGEVLSIQQGYATILAPENFYTHCSNCLRQTWSSVPCQRCPSVVFCDEKCRDDAWKHHHAFECFVISALLKLEFNLLGLMSLRLAIQALKDSGSFATLKHKIESLELEKDPRTNGFTGTPAILDERDYSIVYTLATNTEQRSTPDLFGRCFNAVYLTYCLGRLTDFFGQKFTGDIKSMRENPWSIFVGGLITRHQQIIPSNVHTVTETKGLFGSERGATIQPFLSLFNHCCDCMVSRIHYGSSVALYAVYPIQAGEQVFDNYGSHYAMESLYTRKRKLQRQFFFECQCRPCREDWPVFTRIPSLQESHLNRQQLMKVQKVLKNFNKYVGFATDGNVEDKPYIVKDLTQMIKTLFDYVDLPCREINEITETLKRVYDLLSIRFQSLED from the exons ATGGAAGCTGAATTAATACGGTTGGACAGAAAGTTGCAGGATGCCGGTCAAGTAAAAATTAGTAACGACGAGTTCAGTTCGTTAAGAAGCGACGATGAAAGATTTTCTTATGCATTAAGCTTATTGGAAAAGTATGACATGACGCCGAagatcgaaattgaagaaaagagTTCGAAGCTATCGGCTTCTTACCGAAAAGCCGGTAACGACCTATTCGTCTCTTCTAGTTCGAAGGGGAAAAGAAATGAGATAATTGAGTTTTACACAAAGTGCATAGCGTACGCGGAGCCCAATTCGTCGGAACTCTCTCTCGGATACGGTAACCGTTCGGCATTGTTGTATGAAGCAAGGCTCTATGAACATTGTCTTCAAGACATCGAGCGAGCACTAGCTCTTCAGTATCCACAACATCTCAGGCCTAAATTATTGTCACGGAAAGTTCATTGTCTCAAGGCTCTGAGGAAAATTTCAAGCGACGAAGTAaacagagaaattgaagaaatacaATTGAGTATCGAGGCCACAAACTTGGACGAAAGCACTAAAAACAAATATCATAATGCTGCTGAACTATTgaggcaaaaaaatgtttatccggcgcaaagaaaattgtttgatgAAGCGAAACATAAGCCTGTCACACCGAGTGATAATCCTGAACTCCCTGGTGTGTCTTCCGCCCTTGCAGTTGTCTATGACCAAGAATTCGGTCGCCACATCCGAGCCATAAGAAATATTGAACCCGGGGAAGTCTTGAGTATACAACAAGGCTACGCTACCATCCTGGCAcctgaaaatttttatactcACTGTTCAAACTGTCTTCGTCAGACTTGGTCTTCTGTTCCTTGTCAAAGATGCCCCAGTGTCGTTTTTTGTGATGAAAAATGTCGCGACGATGCCTGGAAACACCATCATGCTTTCGAATGCTTTGTCATTAGTGCTCTGCTCAAACTGGAATTCAATTTACTCGGCCTCATGAGCCTGCGACTTGCTATTCAGGCTCTCAAAGACTCTGGGAGTTTTGCAACGTTGAAGCACAAAATTGAGTCTCTAGAATTGGAAAAAG ATCCAAGGACAAATGGGTTCACTGGTACACCTGCGATCCTCGATGAAAGAGATTACTCAATTGTTTACACCCTGGCGACGAACACTGAGCAAAGATCTACGCCAGATTTGTTTGGAAGGTGTTTCAACGCCGTTTACCTGACTTATTGCCTTGGAAGGCTGACTGATTTTTTTGGCCAAAAGTTCACCGGAGACATAAAATCCATGCGGGAAAATCCATGGTCGATTTTTGTCGGAGGACTCATCACGAGACATCAACAGATTATTCCAAGCAACGTGCACACc GTGACCGAAACGAAAGGATTGTTCGGTTCTGAGCGTGGGGCTACGATTCAACCATTCTTGAGTCTGTTCAATCACTGTTGTGACTGCATGGTGAGCAGAATCCATTACGGGTCAAGTGTTGCTTTGTATGCCGTATATCCGATCCAAGCTGGCGAGCAA GTGTTTGATAATTACGGAAGCCACTATGCGATGGAAAGTCTTTACACGAGAAAACGAAAGCTGCAACGACAGTTTTTCTTCGAATGCCAGTGTCGACCTTGTCGAGAAGACTGGCCTGTGTTTACTAGAATTCCATCCTTACAG GAAAGCCACCTGAATCGCCAGCAGTTAATGAAAGTCCAAAAGGTTCTGAAGAACTTCAATAAGTACGTGGGATTCGCGACGGATGGTAACGTCGAGGATAAGCCCTACATAGTCAAGGATTTGACGCAGATGATAAAGACGTTGTTCGATTACGTCGATTTGCCTTGCCGAGAGATCAACGAGATCACTGAGACTCTCAAAAGAGTTTACGATCTTTTAAGCATACGCTTTCAATCTTTGGAAGATTGA